One Saccharopolyspora erythraea NRRL 2338 genomic region harbors:
- a CDS encoding MFS transporter: MSTETRAKTSALWAPERRNFTVGLILIITLAAFEAMGLGTALPTIVAELDGHRYYSWPFTVFMAASAIGTVLGGRLADRRGPAVPLLLALPTFALGLVVAGVAQDMPTLLVARVLQGLGGGTQIVALYVMIARAYPEEHRPKAFGAISSAWVVPALVGPAIAGFLTEYLSWRWVFLGLAPLVLLGAVLLAPTVRRFGSGAEEGAAPRRKGLPLAALGASAGVVALTWSAQNPSLFSLSLGVAAVVALGASIRVLVPAGTLIARPGLPVMVLARGLMAGVFFTAQAFVPLTLSTVHHYSPAMAGVPLTVGSLGWSAGALWQGGQRALSREAVVATGLLLVGAGVAGLTLIAPEWGPHWLVFGLWFVAGSGMGLGMASTSVRVLELSPADERGFNSSALQLSDMLGQAAMVGLGGVLVTSLAATGSPAAGVVPLDLLLTAAACCAAPLVLRSRREQMA; this comes from the coding sequence GTGAGCACCGAGACGAGAGCGAAGACCAGCGCCCTGTGGGCACCCGAACGCCGCAACTTCACGGTCGGCCTGATCCTGATCATCACCCTCGCCGCGTTCGAGGCGATGGGGCTGGGCACGGCGCTGCCGACGATCGTCGCCGAGCTCGACGGCCACCGCTACTACTCCTGGCCCTTCACGGTGTTCATGGCCGCGAGCGCCATCGGGACGGTGCTCGGCGGCCGCCTGGCCGACCGCCGGGGCCCGGCGGTCCCGCTGCTGCTGGCGCTGCCCACCTTCGCGCTCGGGCTGGTCGTCGCCGGTGTCGCCCAGGACATGCCGACGCTGCTGGTCGCCCGCGTGCTGCAGGGCCTGGGCGGCGGGACGCAGATCGTCGCGCTGTACGTGATGATCGCCCGCGCCTACCCGGAGGAGCACCGGCCGAAGGCGTTCGGGGCGATCTCGTCGGCGTGGGTGGTCCCGGCGCTGGTCGGGCCCGCGATCGCCGGCTTCCTCACCGAGTACCTGAGCTGGCGTTGGGTCTTCCTGGGCCTGGCACCGCTGGTGCTGCTCGGCGCGGTGCTGCTCGCGCCGACGGTCCGCCGCTTCGGTTCCGGCGCGGAGGAAGGCGCCGCGCCCAGGCGGAAGGGGCTGCCGCTGGCCGCGCTCGGTGCGTCGGCGGGCGTGGTGGCGCTGACCTGGTCGGCGCAGAACCCGTCGCTGTTCTCGCTCTCCCTCGGCGTGGCGGCGGTCGTCGCGCTCGGGGCGTCGATCCGGGTGCTGGTGCCCGCCGGGACGCTGATCGCGCGGCCGGGGCTGCCCGTGATGGTGCTCGCGCGGGGCCTGATGGCCGGGGTCTTCTTCACCGCGCAGGCGTTCGTGCCGCTGACGCTGTCGACGGTGCACCACTACTCGCCCGCGATGGCGGGCGTGCCGCTCACCGTCGGTTCGCTCGGCTGGTCTGCCGGCGCGCTGTGGCAGGGCGGGCAGCGCGCCCTGAGCCGGGAGGCGGTGGTGGCCACCGGGCTGCTGCTGGTGGGCGCCGGAGTGGCCGGACTCACGCTGATCGCCCCGGAGTGGGGACCGCACTGGCTGGTCTTCGGGCTGTGGTTCGTCGCGGGCTCGGGCATGGGGCTGGGCATGGCGAGCACCTCGGTGCGGGTGCTGGAGCTGTCGCCCGCCGACGAGCGCGGGTTCAACTCCTCGGCGCTGCAACTCTCCGACATGCTCGGCCAGGCCGCGATGGTGGGGCTCGGCGGTGTCCTGGTGACCTCGCTCGCGGCCACGGGATCCCCGGCGGCGGGGGTCGTCCCGCTGGACCTGCTGCTCACGGCCGCCGCGTGCTGCGCCGCGCCGCTGGTCCTGCGCTCGCGGCGGGAACAAATGGCCTGA
- a CDS encoding lysophospholipid acyltransferase family protein — protein sequence MPTSPCGPGCLPQRPSRVAPPRVALRLGHALCVLVGGIGIAVVISVLPGPARRRLVREWFRALLRAFGVRLVVRGEHGAGGGLVVSNHVSWLDVVAMQAVCPMRLLAKTEVRTWPVIGPLAGRAGTLYIDRDRLATLPDAVRTIADALRENAVVGAFPEGTTWCGRSSGRYRPAVFQAAVDAGAVVRPMALRFHTSGGEPTTAAAFVGEATLLESVLAVARLRGLVVELSLLPELDATRITDRRELARLAETAVSGVTTAHAPPEPVAQPVAA from the coding sequence ATGCCGACCTCGCCGTGCGGGCCGGGCTGCCTCCCGCAGCGGCCGAGCCGGGTCGCGCCGCCGCGCGTCGCGCTGCGCCTCGGCCACGCGCTGTGCGTGCTCGTGGGCGGAATCGGCATCGCGGTGGTGATCTCCGTGCTCCCCGGCCCCGCCAGGCGGCGGCTGGTCCGGGAGTGGTTCCGCGCGCTGCTGCGGGCTTTCGGCGTCCGGCTCGTCGTGCGCGGCGAGCACGGCGCGGGTGGCGGGCTGGTGGTCAGCAACCACGTCTCGTGGCTCGACGTGGTGGCCATGCAGGCGGTGTGCCCGATGCGGCTGCTGGCCAAGACCGAGGTCCGGACGTGGCCGGTGATCGGCCCGCTCGCCGGCCGGGCGGGCACCCTCTACATCGACCGCGACCGCCTCGCCACGCTGCCCGACGCGGTCCGCACCATCGCGGACGCGTTGCGGGAGAACGCGGTCGTCGGCGCGTTCCCCGAGGGCACCACGTGGTGCGGGCGGTCGTCGGGCAGGTACCGGCCCGCGGTGTTCCAGGCGGCGGTCGACGCCGGAGCGGTGGTGCGGCCGATGGCGCTGCGCTTCCACACCTCCGGCGGAGAGCCGACCACGGCGGCGGCTTTCGTCGGGGAGGCCACCCTGCTCGAGTCGGTGCTCGCGGTCGCACGGTTGCGCGGCCTGGTGGTCGAGCTGTCGCTGCTGCCGGAGCTGGACGCCACGCGGATCACCGACCGCCGCGAACTCGCCCGCCTGGCCGAAACCGCCGTCTCGGGCGTGACCACGGCGCACGCCCCTCCCGAACCGGTCGCGCAACCCGTAGCGGCCTGA
- a CDS encoding GNAT family N-acetyltransferase, translating to MSESQVLVSTAPTGTAPSADDAHYSLLVARDTDEVRAAQRLRYQVFAEEMGATVTGDRPGVDSDAFDDFCDHLIVRDDRTGEIVGTYRMLPPERAQAAGKLYSETEFDLSALHALRPALVETGRSCVHRDHRSGGVVSLVWAGIARYMLLYGHSWLAGCASVPLEDGGPMAARVWDEVSAKHFAPEEYRVHPYQPWNPEPVKRTGRGPLPPLLKGYLRLGAWVCGRPAHDPDFGVADFFVLLDLKAVDQRYLRFFLGAAA from the coding sequence CGAGTCGCAAGTGCTTGTCAGCACCGCGCCCACGGGGACGGCCCCTTCGGCCGACGACGCCCACTACTCGCTTCTCGTCGCCCGCGACACCGACGAGGTGCGGGCCGCGCAGCGCCTGCGCTACCAGGTGTTCGCCGAGGAGATGGGCGCCACCGTCACCGGGGACCGGCCCGGCGTCGACAGCGACGCCTTCGACGACTTCTGCGATCACCTGATCGTGCGCGACGACCGCACCGGGGAGATCGTCGGCACCTACCGGATGCTGCCGCCGGAACGCGCGCAGGCCGCCGGGAAGCTGTATTCGGAGACCGAGTTCGACCTTTCCGCGTTGCACGCGCTGCGCCCGGCTCTGGTGGAGACCGGCCGTTCCTGCGTGCACCGCGACCACCGCAGCGGAGGGGTCGTCAGCCTCGTCTGGGCGGGCATCGCCCGGTACATGCTGCTGTACGGGCACTCCTGGCTGGCCGGCTGCGCCTCGGTGCCGCTGGAGGACGGCGGCCCGATGGCCGCGCGGGTGTGGGACGAGGTGTCGGCCAAGCACTTCGCGCCGGAGGAGTACCGGGTGCACCCGTACCAGCCGTGGAACCCGGAGCCGGTCAAGCGCACCGGCCGCGGTCCGCTGCCGCCGCTGCTGAAGGGCTACCTCCGGCTGGGCGCGTGGGTGTGCGGAAGGCCCGCGCACGACCCGGACTTCGGGGTCGCCGACTTCTTCGTGCTGCTCGACCTCAAGGCCGTCGACCAGCGCTACCTGCGGTTCTTCCTGGGCGCGGCGGCATGA